In Flexistipes sp., one DNA window encodes the following:
- the mfd gene encoding transcription-repair coupling factor codes for MKGYTHLWGASKLHFLKENLVDDNSLNIIIVDDPAAYEKIVNEANFFLPHLNPVSLPPYFQEPFELARVLPEIFTKRANALNAVLNNETSLVITTLYGLLKKLPPKDVFLSSILDIEIGTEITREEFIYYLDILGFVNVEIVDGIGEYAFRGDIFDLLPPGYDLPVRIEFFDDDVEQIYLYKPDTQRKVENLEKIKLMPATEGIFETEEFKRALKGRRELEEAELFGKFAGFHWFAPLVYDKMDSFFDYTRQDVKLYFLSESGKSYISVFYDWISEKSESREEELVLSNFVSKNVLNDIDENSFVHLVELDTSEDLTRPDYGSPRLKLGVSKNVYESLDKFIHTLKSLLNEKYIVIAAIGSSKFYSLLKQFCEDYSVGITEISHLDEAEIPSFYVYRDTVSGGFTDQKTRTALFSDEDIFGFSKKRKKSRNKEVFKTSLSDLSAGDYIVHVDYGIGIFKGLVHKSIGGIESDFLELEYDKGEILYVPLESINLIQKYVGSGESSPRISSLQSSKWSKLKNQAKKSAKKLAMDLLKLYAERKALNGFSFQNDGFLVRELENSFLFEETEDQLSAILDVYRDMEADYPMERLVCGDVGFGKTEVAVRAAGKAVAAGKQVAVLAPTTVLTRQHFESFRQRFNDLPVKIDYISRLKTPKEIKKTLKKVADGEVDILIGTHRLLSTDVHFNDLGLLVIDEEQRFGVAHKEKISDMRSNIDVLTLTATPIPRTLQLSISGIRDISVIETPPADRLPIITKIVRQDGNIGKLIENEMKRGGQVYFLHNNVKDIVNTASWVQSMAPYARVDIAHGQMSSIQLEKALIKFYEGETDVLVCTTIIENGVDIANANTIIVNSAGNFGLAQLYQLKGRVGRSDKRAYCYLVVDNLEALNQIAKKRLQIIQQLSDLGSGFKIASYDLQLRGAGDLLGAEQSGFVTNIGYELYLQMVHDAVKELQGKGGIKNEVEIQSNVSYYIPAEYVPNPETRMNYYNRISGIAEKDDVDNYMEEFQTIYGDIPEPVKNLLKIFYIKNLASGCGVIKLTIFSSKMKISFDKNVTLDPAIILNLISELQLKANFSSEYEISIVSKENDILETSIAFFESLAEIFSLEKSYA; via the coding sequence CCCTTAATGCGGTTTTAAATAATGAGACTTCTCTTGTTATTACAACATTGTATGGTCTGTTAAAAAAACTTCCGCCAAAAGACGTATTTCTTTCTTCCATTTTAGATATTGAAATAGGCACGGAAATTACAAGAGAAGAATTTATATATTACCTGGACATTTTAGGATTTGTTAATGTTGAAATTGTTGACGGTATCGGTGAGTATGCTTTCAGAGGAGATATCTTCGACCTGCTGCCGCCGGGGTATGATCTGCCGGTGAGGATTGAATTTTTTGATGACGATGTTGAGCAGATTTACCTTTATAAACCTGATACCCAACGAAAAGTTGAAAACCTGGAAAAGATAAAACTAATGCCTGCAACAGAAGGTATTTTTGAAACGGAAGAATTTAAAAGAGCACTAAAAGGACGGCGGGAACTTGAGGAGGCCGAACTTTTCGGTAAGTTTGCAGGCTTTCACTGGTTTGCACCTCTTGTTTATGACAAGATGGACAGCTTTTTCGATTATACCCGGCAGGATGTTAAGCTTTATTTTCTATCGGAAAGCGGGAAGAGTTATATAAGTGTTTTTTACGACTGGATTTCGGAAAAGTCTGAATCCCGGGAAGAAGAACTTGTTTTATCCAATTTTGTCTCCAAAAATGTTTTAAATGATATTGATGAGAACTCTTTTGTTCATCTTGTAGAGCTTGATACTTCTGAAGATCTTACAAGACCGGATTATGGAAGCCCAAGGCTTAAACTGGGTGTTTCCAAAAATGTTTACGAATCGCTGGATAAGTTTATACATACGTTGAAAAGTCTGTTAAATGAAAAGTATATCGTTATTGCTGCAATTGGGAGCAGCAAATTTTACAGTCTGCTAAAACAGTTCTGTGAAGACTACAGTGTAGGCATAACGGAAATTTCACATTTAGATGAGGCGGAAATACCTTCTTTTTATGTTTACAGAGATACAGTAAGCGGTGGTTTTACAGACCAGAAGACACGAACAGCACTTTTTTCAGATGAGGATATCTTCGGTTTTTCCAAAAAAAGGAAAAAAAGCAGAAACAAAGAGGTTTTTAAAACTTCACTTTCCGATCTTTCTGCAGGCGATTATATCGTGCATGTGGATTACGGTATCGGAATTTTTAAAGGGCTTGTTCACAAATCTATAGGAGGCATTGAATCCGATTTTCTGGAACTTGAGTATGATAAAGGTGAAATATTATATGTTCCGCTGGAATCTATTAACCTTATCCAAAAATATGTGGGCTCAGGTGAATCATCTCCCCGTATAAGCAGTCTTCAAAGCTCAAAATGGAGTAAGTTAAAGAACCAGGCTAAGAAAAGTGCTAAAAAGCTGGCAATGGATTTGTTGAAGCTTTATGCTGAAAGAAAAGCCTTAAACGGTTTTTCCTTTCAAAATGACGGCTTTTTGGTCAGGGAGCTTGAAAACAGTTTCTTATTTGAGGAAACGGAGGACCAGCTTTCAGCTATACTGGATGTTTACAGAGACATGGAAGCTGATTATCCTATGGAGCGTTTGGTTTGCGGTGATGTTGGTTTTGGAAAAACGGAAGTAGCGGTCAGGGCTGCCGGTAAGGCTGTTGCCGCCGGTAAACAAGTGGCTGTTCTGGCTCCGACAACAGTTCTGACAAGGCAGCATTTTGAATCTTTCAGGCAGAGATTCAACGATCTCCCCGTTAAGATTGATTATATAAGCAGGTTGAAGACCCCAAAAGAAATTAAAAAGACATTAAAAAAGGTTGCAGATGGTGAGGTGGACATACTGATAGGAACACACCGCCTTCTTTCCACAGATGTTCATTTTAACGATTTGGGACTTCTTGTTATAGACGAGGAGCAGCGGTTCGGTGTGGCTCATAAAGAGAAAATCAGCGATATGAGAAGTAATATCGATGTTTTGACACTAACAGCCACGCCTATTCCGAGAACACTTCAGCTCTCCATTTCGGGGATAAGAGATATCAGTGTTATAGAAACTCCGCCGGCTGACAGACTGCCGATTATTACAAAAATAGTAAGGCAGGATGGGAATATCGGAAAATTAATAGAAAATGAAATGAAAAGGGGCGGGCAGGTTTATTTTCTCCATAACAATGTTAAGGATATTGTCAATACGGCTTCCTGGGTGCAATCGATGGCACCGTATGCCCGGGTGGATATTGCCCACGGTCAGATGAGCTCCATCCAGCTGGAAAAAGCCCTGATAAAGTTTTATGAAGGGGAAACTGACGTGCTTGTATGTACTACCATTATAGAAAACGGAGTTGACATAGCTAATGCCAATACAATTATTGTTAATTCTGCTGGTAATTTCGGGCTTGCACAGCTTTATCAGCTGAAGGGCAGGGTTGGAAGGTCAGACAAAAGGGCTTACTGTTATCTCGTGGTGGATAATCTTGAAGCGTTGAATCAGATTGCAAAAAAACGGCTGCAGATTATACAGCAGCTGTCTGATCTAGGGAGCGGTTTTAAAATTGCCTCCTACGATTTGCAGCTGAGAGGTGCCGGAGATCTGCTTGGTGCTGAACAGTCCGGATTTGTGACAAATATAGGATATGAATTATACCTTCAGATGGTTCACGATGCAGTAAAGGAACTTCAGGGTAAAGGCGGAATTAAAAATGAAGTGGAGATACAATCGAATGTTTCATACTATATTCCGGCTGAATATGTTCCCAATCCGGAAACAAGAATGAATTATTATAACAGAATATCTGGAATAGCTGAGAAAGATGATGTTGATAATTATATGGAGGAGTTCCAAACGATTTACGGTGATATTCCGGAACCGGTAAAAAACCTTTTGAAAATCTTTTATATAAAGAACCTGGCTTCGGGATGCGGAGTAATTAAATTAACCATATTCAGCAGTAAAATGAAAATCTCTTTCGACAAAAATGTAACCCTTGATCCGGCTATTATTCTAAATTTAATCAGTGAACTGCAGCTGAAAGCAAATTTCAGTTCTGAGTATGAAATCAGCATTGTGAGCAAAGAGAACGATATCCTTGAAACTTCCATTGCTTTTTTTGAAAGTCTGGCGGAGATATTTTCACTTGAGAAATCATATGCATAA